A part of Jiangella alba genomic DNA contains:
- a CDS encoding response regulator produces the protein MTDEITVLLVDDEPLVRAGLRAIIDAEPDLRVVDEAADGAEVGPLVTRSRPDVVLMDVRMPAVDGIQATRLLSRRDDAPRILVVTTFENDDYVYEALRAGAHGFLLKRARPEQIVQAVRTVARGDSLLFPAAIRGLAASHGGNGGDALAGAGLSEREAEVLRLMAAGRSNAEIAAELVVGIETVKTHVGNVLTKLGVRDRTQAVIAAYESGFISPR, from the coding sequence GGGCCTGCGGGCCATCATCGACGCCGAGCCGGACCTGCGCGTCGTCGACGAGGCGGCCGACGGCGCGGAGGTCGGGCCGCTGGTGACGCGGTCGCGACCGGACGTCGTGCTGATGGACGTGCGGATGCCCGCGGTCGACGGCATCCAGGCGACGCGGCTGCTCAGCCGCCGCGACGACGCGCCGCGCATCCTCGTCGTCACGACCTTCGAGAACGACGACTACGTGTACGAGGCACTGCGCGCCGGTGCGCACGGGTTCCTGCTCAAGCGGGCCCGGCCGGAGCAGATCGTGCAGGCCGTCCGGACGGTGGCCCGCGGCGACTCGCTGCTGTTCCCGGCCGCCATCCGTGGCCTGGCCGCGTCGCACGGCGGCAACGGCGGCGACGCGCTGGCCGGCGCCGGGCTGAGCGAGCGGGAGGCCGAGGTGCTGCGGCTGATGGCGGCCGGCCGGTCCAACGCCGAGATCGCCGCCGAGCTCGTCGTCGGCATCGAGACGGTGAAGACGCACGTCGGCAACGTGCTCACCAAGCTCGGCGTCCGCGACCGCACCCAGGCCGTCATCGCTGCCTACGAGTCCGGCTTCATCAGCCCTCGTTGA